aaaaaataatatagttgTATTTTAATTATGCCAACGTCGataggtgtaactctacaatagcAACAAGCTTTCTTAACTTTGTTTTTTcaaagattttcaaagtgcttaaaGCAAAAAGTGCAATACAAAAGCATTATTTTTTGAATatggttaatttttttttacatttttattatttgaataattttttggaagagagattttttctttttatttttatgtatttgatGTACATGTGACCTTTATCTTGATTTTTtaagaaaaatgagcaaataactATGCTAGATAAAAACTACTTTTATTGcttgaattttattttaaaattagatatctatctctattttttcaacatagatttttaaaaataaagaTACATTGTTAATAGGCCCTTGGTTTGCTACTGAAGTTGTAAGGTTCTTAATCATCCGATCATGGATCAAGTCTTATTGAGTGCAAGGCACTGACATAAAAAAAAACATGAGAATGCGATCGTGCCCCAAGTGAATTTGACGAAATGACTACTTCCCAGTCGTTGGCTCTGCAAGGCATCAACAATAAAAAATGGATAAGGTCAAGATCATATCCTGAgtgaatttggtggaatggatacccctcagtgaAATCCTTAACTCTTAGCTGAAGAAATTCTTATGCTCCCTTATAAAATAACAAAAATGAATTTCTatactgtagtgtcgtaaattgtacacccttgctagggtggtacaatttcacacttaggttagcacccgccttagtgtgtttgcatcttgcattattatttccctttaagcatttaattaattaattaaattaaatctaaagtcatatttcatcacttcatatattataaaattgggccctttaccctaagtgtgcccctttctattttattcctccaatgaatcatttaatcataaaccctaattatgtcctatttcgacctttaagacccgatttcgcatatcaaaacacctcgaaatcaactgtaactttttTCCCGAAGTTTCCGAAGCAcgattctatgatattataatgcttaaccccaaaagattggtaggaaattcaattcctaggttggcctaaaggcgAAATTAAGtagaaattaagatctagggtttcatacacaagagctctctttcttcatttgaagggaacgaagatctatctaatctaagggatTTATCAacaaagcaagcataaggagccttctatgtagtgaaagagaagcctatgtggagtcttcaacaatattcaacaacatttaTCAAGCATTTGTcaaacattcatcatcaattaggagccttgaagacattgaagagtaacagGAGATccagtggcaatatctctcccttggggattggtatgatttcatgttattttaatgtctttgtatgagattctttaCATCAATTTACACATTTACCTCCATGcgttagatcatttagcatatttggtttgaagcattgttatttacattcacatttacatttagggtttattgtcatgcgtagggtagctctagtttcttatcatttaggatcttgcatacacacaagttTCTAGCACACATATTTTCattacattatcaactatttgtggaggtggaaatcaccaacacatgggtttgactaaggcaaaaccctatatagccacccaaaccttccatTTTTCAGTTGCAAGTGCAGGAACAAGTGCCTAGAGGCAGTTTTGGACCaagaaaaggcatcaacaccacccaaaagTCTCAAAAGTGTAGAAAACTGTCAAGGATAGGGGCACGACGCCCTGGTCCCTCCATTTTGCAGTCAAATTAGACAAGTTGCAAACTCGGGACCTCTAGTTTGTAGTGTCTCAGTTGCAACCTCTTGTCTGCAGAAACATGACATTGGCGTGGCACCCCGGTCGAGGTCAAttttgttcaatttgcaacatcaggtacacatccagaatcctccccctttcatgctttcaatgtctcagtttcagatctacaagtttgtgcAAATTCAAGTTCATttatctttcattcttcatctcctagtctagttgatcattcaaaccctatttttttttcatcatttgcaacaagaggaataggagccctaagaggtaatccttctctctctctctttttcacaagaagtagccaaagtgagctatgtCCCTAGGCTATTTCGTAtttccaatgtgttggcaaaagtgagaTTAGAttctagtcacccgatctcgcttttcccgcCACCACATATACAAacctccaaaaaaataaaaaaataaaaaaataaaaaaataaaaaaaatattaatataaataacaTAAAAATATCTTTGTATTAATAAACACTACCTACATAGATTATGATGAGATTGATAAAAAACACTACCTACATTGATTACAAATTTGTCTTTAGATTTTGCTTTGTCTAGTGCCATTTAATAGGGAAGGACATTCTAGCACACCTTATCTTGTTTCGATGTTAGTGGAAAAGTACAATCTTACAGGATAGGTCCTATTGGGATATTAATTTAGTCTCAAACGGATGAGTAGGTATCTTCTTTACCTCATATATAAGTATTCTTTTTTTAAAGGAAAATAGTAAACCCTAGTCTTATCTTTCTTCTCCACCTAGGTATAAGTACTAAGTTTTGCTCTACGAAGCTTTCATTTCTGAAACATATTTCTATTAAGTTCTTAAGAATTATTTGCAGAGGCACCAAGGTTTGCGGTTCGATTCTACCTGTGAATTAGCAGGTAGGCTTTTCTAGCTGTTTTGGTGTAAGTTATCATGGAAATAAGGGTTTACGTGTTCTGtatgtttatttttctttttctttgcagGAGAATAAGGTTTATTTTGGTTTTCAATGtttgtatttgatttatttatatgtctgaaataaaattagggtttgtatgcCTCGACGGTAGCAGTTTTCATTGCATGAGAATAAGGTTTATTATGACGGAGGGTTAATGCCTGTCTTCtttattgttctttcttttgaGATCTTGGCGGTGAATTCCTCATTGTTTATAGGGTTTGGATCTCTGTTTTGTACCTTTGTTTTAATAATATTCTAAGAATTCGGCTCTGTGAATACTGTCCTTGTTTGTTTATTATTTGCCTCATTTAAAACTTGCTTTTGTGCATGCCTGTGAAACACAGACTTTTTTTCTTTGTATATTTAACTTCGAATTTATCAGATTCTTTGAAATCAACAAGGTTTTATGGATAACCGGAACGTGGGTTGAATTTCGTTTCGATTTACACATCTGAAATTAAATTTTGCTTTTCTGTTTTCTTTCTAAGTATAGTGTATGATTATTTGCGCTGAGATCTATTCTGTCATAAATAAACTAAGGGTTTTTCTTGTTGAAAGTATGTTTTCCTTTTGGGTTTTACGTAGTGGGATCTGCCGGATTTGCTCTAGTTTCTATTGAGGGATTCGAAATGGGGGTAAATCATTCGAACGAGAACAGGAAAAGTACGGATAAGTGTATTTGGAATTTATGAAATTCAGAAGGTAATGAAATTTTTAACTGGCATCAATTTAATGTGCTTCCCCTATTATATAGATACACACATGCGCACCTTCGTATGTGCATGCGTGCATGTATCTGCCATAGTTGCTTCAACATATTATGATCCTTCGTGCACATCATGGGAACAGAAGTCATGAATGAGTTCCTCCAGGTGCCAAAAGACTTCGCCTCAAGAATTTCGCCTGCTGATTTCTGATCTGTCTGCATCTTCTTTAGAATGGCTTCAAAACCAAAAACGCTATTACTTACTGTTTTGCTatcatttaattttgatatattatgCGTGTTTAATTTGGATTTGATGGTGTGCATTTCATTTTAGGGTCCAAGTTTTAAATATTGGATGtgtgtttatttaattttatacACACAGCATTTATAAAAAAATCTGGCTTTTGTTTGTCTTCCTCAAGTCTTGTTTTCCTTAATATAATGGTCTATCTGATTCCTGTCCGCAAGTTGTTtattatgcatgtatgtatgtatgtaattaaTAATCCATATTCAAAAACTGGGTTGTTTTGCCTGTACATttgtaataataattaaaatttgccCTTGCTATTTTTAGTATAGAATAAAAATATTACTCATTCGCCAATTTGTAGTATACAGATCATATTTGTagtttaatgaatttttttattggTAAATCTGGAGCCTCACTGGGCTGAGGCGGATTCAGTATGTAAACGAGGTCCCCATTTCCTTGGTTGTTTGCAGGCTGCAATAACTAAGCTATGGGCAGCTTTAATAATGTTACTTATTAACCATTACACTCCAACCCATTGGACTTACTATTCTATAATTAATAGTGTTAAATTTCAATGGGAGGAAAGGGAAATCTAACATAAGACTACCTAAAGCAACTAGGGGATATCAGAAAAAAATTGTATCCCAGAAAATGTGTGAAATATCATAACAAGAAACTGATTGATCGGAAGTCCATCTAAATGGTGAACCCAGGTATGTACAAGTTGAAGTTgctatttcttttattttctttatgtttgaTAGATAAGTTATGAACAAGTTAAAGTGGTAGGACTGTGCATTTTGGAAATGTTACTGTGCATGGGGAATTATTTTTTAGTTCACTGTGTTGCCTGAAAATATTCTGATGTTTTTATTTTGTAGTCATCTGATTGAGTATTTTATGAACTTTTCCCTTGTTTTTTCTATCTTGAATTTGTTTTTTGGGTTAATTAATTGTACTTAATGAAGTTTACTTCTCTTGATTTTAGATTAAGAACTGGTGCCCTTATTTGAGACATGTCAGACAGTATGGAATATCGGTGTTTCATTGGAGGTTTGTCATGGAGCACTTCAGACAGGACTCTAGAGGATGCTTTTGATAAGTTTGGCCATATTATTGAGGCAAAGGCAAGTTTTGTGTTTTCTAATTTTTCTGTTAACTTCATTTATTATATACATTGTTGCTGAATATGTCATATGGGTTTGTTTAGTGGAAGATCAGCAGGTTTGAGCTTTTTCCTTCTTTACCAAGGGAGATTTTTCTCCATCGTACTTTTATTATGACAGAATCTTCTGCATCTCTTTTTATcttctttgacatttttatttgtaCATGGTAGTTTTTTTCTATAAAAACTTAGAGGGACATCAGTGCAATGTAACCATGAGCAAAAGTGCCAAGGGTTAGTAGGTCTttaaaatttttagatttttggGTTTCtattataaatttgattttgacaagCATGTTatgcatattttttgaagaatataatAACTAGCCTCACTCTGTCTATGATATATGAAGAGGTACATGATGGTTTGCCATTCTTAACTACTAAGAGGGGTACAATTGAAACATAAGTGTGCTTATGCTGAACTTTTTGTGCTCAAATCCATTTGCAACTTCTTTCGCCTAACTCGAGTTTTATATTTGGGGTGTTCATTTCAGGTGGTTGTTGATAGAGATACTGGTCGCTCTCGAGGCTTTGGGTTTGTAACTTTTGATGATAAGAAGGCCATGGAAGATGCAATAAGTCGAATGCATGGAATGGAACTTGATGGTCGTTCCATCACTGTTGACAAGGCTCAGCCAAAGAGTGCTGGAGGAGACCGTGGTGATCGTGGTTATGGTGGTGGACGAGGatatggtggtggtggaggtggaggtggaggtggaggtggaggtggtagttCAGAGTGCTTCAAATGT
The nucleotide sequence above comes from Cryptomeria japonica chromosome 11, Sugi_1.0, whole genome shotgun sequence. Encoded proteins:
- the LOC131038195 gene encoding glycine-rich RNA-binding protein RZ1A, with translation MSDSMEYRCFIGGLSWSTSDRTLEDAFDKFGHIIEAKVVVDRDTGRSRGFGFVTFDDKKAMEDAISRMHGMELDGRSITVDKAQPKSAGGDRGDRGYGGGRGYGGGGGGGGGGGGGGSSECFKCGQRGHFARECTNGDGGRGGDRYGGRSDRYSGGGNGKYGADRSSDRYGGRSRDGGSRGGPGNDRYNRDRSGPYDRPSGGGSRSYDDRH